The nucleotide sequence TATGACCTAATAATTGCCGCAGGTGTTCATCAATAACATGGCTATCAGCATCCGCATCTAAAAAATGACGCGCCCATTGATGCAAAGCCAGTACAGGTAAGTGGTCACAGTCTGGATGCGGCCAAAATTTTAGTGCGAAGCGGCACTGTTCGCCTTGATGAGTGATCTCTACTAACCCTTTGATATGGTTGTTATCGATAGTGGTGGTATAGCGATTAATGCCATCACTCCTTGCCATGCCACTAATGCAGCGTTTGGCTAAAAAACTAATGGCATGCTGCCAGTCATAAGGCGGGCGATAACCCACATGAAATTGCACTAAATTGCTACAGTTATTAGGGTTAGAGATATGCTTATTTAACGCTCGGCGAATATCACTTGGGGTTTTACCGAGTTTAGTTTTGCAGGCGTCATTAAAACTGCGCATCGAATTAAAGCCGCTATAGACAGCCACTTGCTCGAAAGTTAAGTCACTGCGGTGCAACAATTGCTTAGCCATTAATAACTGCTGATGCAATCGAAATTGTGTTAATCCCATGCCTAAATATTGCTGACTTAATTGCCGTATATAGTGACTAGTGACCCCAAGTTGCTCAGCAATTTCTTCCATTCGATAAAACGCCCCTGTCACTGGAGAAACTTGTAAACATAACTGCGATGCTTGATGTAAATGTTTGGCAGATCCTAGCCATCGCAGGGATGCGGGCGCGGCGTCTGGGCAACATCGCAGGCACGGCCTAAAGCCTGCTGCCGCCGCATTAGCTGCGTGTAAAAAGTAACGCACATTGGCTTCATTAGCTGCTTTAGCTGGGCATATCGGCCGGCAATAAATACCTGTGGTAACCACGGCCACATAAAATTTACCATCAAAGCGTCTATCACGGCTTAAACGCGCACGCTGACAGAGAGTGTCACTCAGTGTTAATGGCTGACTCACACTGGCATTGCTCATAACCTCACCTTATTCGACCATATTCAATCTTAGTTATCTCATAGCGTAACCCGTTCCATGCACCAAACTAGCAAAAAACGGAACTGATACTGTTAAGTTAATGCTATCGATTAGTATCCATTTACGGTTATCTTAAAGCCATAGCTATGATGCTATCAATTACCACGATTCATCGGCACTGATGTCGGTGATTAAGCCAAGGAAAGCTATGTTCAAACTCTTCGAACATTGGACCGATCCCCTGCCCGAACAAGCTATAGAAACGCCACCCAATAGCCTACTGGCATTTTGCCGTTTTTATACCCGCGGCTTTGAAAAACCACTCATATTGATGTCAGTGCTAACGGCAATCATGGCCATGCTCGAAGTCAGTCTGTTTGGCTTTATGGGGCAATTAGTGGATTGGCTAGCGACAAGGAACCCAGATATCTTACTCAGCCAAGAAGGCGGTAAGTTATTGATAATGAGTCTAATACTCTTAGTGCTATTGCCACTAGTGACGCTATTTCATTCGTTAGTCGTGCATCAAACTCTACTTGGCAATTACCCTATGGCCATTCGGTTTTTGGCTCATAAGTATTTACTCAGACAATCGTTAGCTTTTTATCAGCAAGACTTTGCAGGCCGCGTTGCCACTAAAGTGATGCAAACTTCCCTTGCCGTGCGCGAAACCGTGATGAAGCTTCTCGATGTACTGGTGTACATCTTAGTGTACTTTTTATCTATGTTAGCCATGATAGCCAGCAGCGATTGGCGCATGGTGATCCCTATGCTGGTATGGCTTGGCGTTTATAGCCTTATTCAATGGTTTTATATTCCCAAATTAAAACAAGTGTCTGAACATCAAGCGGAAGCGCGCTCGTTAATGACAGGTCGCATCGTTGATAGTTACACCAATATTTCCATCATTAAGTTATTTGCCCATAACGAGCAAGAAGATGCCTATGCAAAGCAAGGTATGCGGGAGTTTTTAACCACTGTCTATCAGCAAATGCGTTTAGTGACTGGGCTGAATGTATTAGTGCATATCAGTAACTACTTGCTGGCATTTGCTGTCGCCGCCTTGGCCATTAGCCTGTGGATTGATAACGCCATCACCATTGGCGCTATTGCCGTGGCGATTAGTTTGGCACTGCGGCTCAACGGTATGTCGATGTGGATCATGTGGGAACTCAGCAGTCTGTTTGAAAATATGGGCACAGTCGCCGATGGCATGGCCACCTTAAGCCAAGAAACAGCAATTTGTGATAGTCCAAATGCTAAAGCACTAACGGTTAGTCAGGGGGCAATCAATTTTGAGTCGATTTACTTCAGCTATCATGCCAATTCGCTGTTTAATAATCTGAGCCTAAGCATAAAACCCGGGGAAAAAGTTGGCATAGTCGGTCGTAGCGGCGCCGGGAAATCGACCCTAGTGAATTTATTGCTGCGTTTTTACGACCTCAATCAAGGACGTATTAGCATTGATTGCCAAGATATTGCTCTGGTGCAACAAGATTCTCTGCGATCTCATATTGGCATGATCACTCAAGATACGTCCCTATTACATCGCAGCGTTCGCGACAATATCTTATATGGCAAGCCTAATGCTACCGCCGAGGAACTACAAAACGCTATGACTATGGCTCAAGTGGATGAATTTATTGATGGGTTATCGGATCCACAAGGCAACCAAGGATTAGAGGCTATGGTCGGAGAGCGCGGCGTAAAACTATCTGGCGGCCAAAGACAGCGAATTGCTATCGCGCGGGCGTTACTTAAAAATGCGCCAATTTTAGTGATGGATGAAGCCACCTCTGCGCTGGACTCAGAAGCGGAAGCCGCCATTCAACACAGCTTGACCCAATTGGTGCAAGGCAAAACGGTTATTGCTATTGCGCATCGATTATCAACCATAGCCGCTATGGATAGATTGATAGTGATAGATAATGGCGCCATTGTAGAGCAAGGCAATCATCAGCAATTACTCGCAGCCAATGGTATTTATGCCCAATTATGGGCGCATCAAACCGGTGGGTTTTTAGGAACTGATTAATGCCAGTGCT is from Shewanella sp. SNU WT4 and encodes:
- a CDS encoding Ada metal-binding domain-containing protein, with product MSNASVSQPLTLSDTLCQRARLSRDRRFDGKFYVAVVTTGIYCRPICPAKAANEANVRYFLHAANAAAAGFRPCLRCCPDAAPASLRWLGSAKHLHQASQLCLQVSPVTGAFYRMEEIAEQLGVTSHYIRQLSQQYLGMGLTQFRLHQQLLMAKQLLHRSDLTFEQVAVYSGFNSMRSFNDACKTKLGKTPSDIRRALNKHISNPNNCSNLVQFHVGYRPPYDWQHAISFLAKRCISGMARSDGINRYTTTIDNNHIKGLVEITHQGEQCRFALKFWPHPDCDHLPVLALHQWARHFLDADADSHVIDEHLRQLLGHSAKPGLRLVQTVTPFEALCRAVLGQQVTLSFGVKLINLLVAKFAEPWQVNGESYCFFPTPTAIAASDLSFLPIPKARQQSLQALAQLWVDCPAPQAADWLQVKGIGPWTCDYGAMRGLGDTDRFLVGDAVIKKYLAALINRGKMSVNGDSLHIGSFNIDHAAVEEDSTLLAANNDAAMAMHKIDIHQVNASITPAELSALWQQQIRPWGSYLTHQIWALAAGNVA
- a CDS encoding ABC transporter ATP-binding protein; this translates as MFKLFEHWTDPLPEQAIETPPNSLLAFCRFYTRGFEKPLILMSVLTAIMAMLEVSLFGFMGQLVDWLATRNPDILLSQEGGKLLIMSLILLVLLPLVTLFHSLVVHQTLLGNYPMAIRFLAHKYLLRQSLAFYQQDFAGRVATKVMQTSLAVRETVMKLLDVLVYILVYFLSMLAMIASSDWRMVIPMLVWLGVYSLIQWFYIPKLKQVSEHQAEARSLMTGRIVDSYTNISIIKLFAHNEQEDAYAKQGMREFLTTVYQQMRLVTGLNVLVHISNYLLAFAVAALAISLWIDNAITIGAIAVAISLALRLNGMSMWIMWELSSLFENMGTVADGMATLSQETAICDSPNAKALTVSQGAINFESIYFSYHANSLFNNLSLSIKPGEKVGIVGRSGAGKSTLVNLLLRFYDLNQGRISIDCQDIALVQQDSLRSHIGMITQDTSLLHRSVRDNILYGKPNATAEELQNAMTMAQVDEFIDGLSDPQGNQGLEAMVGERGVKLSGGQRQRIAIARALLKNAPILVMDEATSALDSEAEAAIQHSLTQLVQGKTVIAIAHRLSTIAAMDRLIVIDNGAIVEQGNHQQLLAANGIYAQLWAHQTGGFLGTD